CCTGCAGCGGCAGGCGCAAGCCCGGCGAAAGCGGCCTGATGTCATCCCAGGCGCCGACGAGCGCCAGCAACGCTGCCGCAGCCATCGCGAGGACGAGACCCTGCTTCGCGTTTGCCTCCATGGGAATGAGGACCAGCGCCAGATTCAATGCCAGGAAAGCGCCGGCCAGCACGGCGATGCCGCCCCCTTGCGGCGTCGGTGTGCGGTGGCTGGAGCGTGCATTCGGCCGCGCCAATGCATAGCGCATCATCAAGGGCCGCAAGACCAGGCACAGCACGAAGGCGAGGCCAGCGGCGAGGACGATCAGCAGGAGGGGAGCGAAGCGTTCCAAGGCGCGCGGACCATAACCAACCCAAGCCTTGCTGCAAGCGGCTCTTGCGTCGGCGAGCACAAAAAGAGAACATGACGGGCATGGTCGTCGCCGATTCCGTCCTCAATCCTCCGCCCGCCCGGCCGGAGATCACCCGTGCCGTCTGCCGCGGTGCCTCGCGCCATTTGCGCGAGCGTGGCTACGCCATCGTCAAGGAAATGACCTTCGCCAATGGCAGGCGCGGTGACATCGTCGCGCTCTCGCCCTCGGGCGAATTGCTCGTCGTCGAGGTCAAGTCCGGGATCGAGGATTACCGGGTCGACGGTAAATGGCCGGACTACCGCGATTATTGCGACGGCTTCCTGTTCGCGGTCGCGCCCGAATTTCCGCTGGAAATCCTGCCCGAGGATGTCGGCCTGATCGTCGCCGACGCCTGGGGCGGTGAGATGCTGCGCGAGCCGCCGCGCCATCAGCTGGCGCCGGCACGCCGCAAGATGCTGACCATCGCCTTTGCCAGGCTCGCGGCGGGGCGGCTGGCGCTGCTGGAAGACCCTGGAACCTAGCCGACCGCCCGTTGCGGCAAATTGAGCGCTTTCGGGCCGATGTTCAGGCTGATCTGCAGGCTGTCGGCGATGCGATGGGCACGGTCGACAAACAGGAACGCGGCCGGGCCGGTACAGAGCTCGGCGACCGTCGTCTCGAACAGCGAAAGCCAGCGCTCGAAATGCTGCATCTCGAGCGGGAGCGGCATATGGACTTGTTGGGGCTTGCCGCGATAGCGCCCGCTCATCAGCGTCACCGATGACCAGAAGTCACGCAGCTTGGCGAGATGCGCGCCCCAGTCGTCGCCGAGCTTGGCGAGGAAGATCGGCCCGATCAGTGGGTCCTGCCGGACGCGGCCGTAAAAGGTCTCGACCAGTTCGGCGATCAGCTCTTCGGTGATCCGCTCCGGCAGCGGAATTCCGCTCATCGCGGAGCGCGCTTGGCCAGGATGCGCTGGAGGGTACGGCGGTGCATGCCGAGCCGGCGCGCCGTTTCGGAAACGTTGCGGCTGCACAATTCGTAGACGCGCTGGATATGCTCCCAGCGGACGCGATCGGCCGACATCGGGTTTTCCGGCGGCACCGGGCGCGCATTGGGGCCCGCGGCCAGCGCCGAATGGATTTCGTCGGCATCGGCGGGCTTGGCCAGGAAGTCGAAGGCGCCGAGTTTAACCGCGCTGACCGCGGTGGCGATATTGCCGTAGCCGGTCAGGACGACGCCGCGCGCGTCCGGGCGTTTCTCCTTGAGGCGCGCGATCACGTCGAGCCCATTGCCGTCGCCGAGGCGCAGGTCGATCACCGCAAAGGCCGGCGCTTCCTCTTCGACGGCCGCGAGCCCGGCCTCGACTGATTCGGCTATCCGCACCGAATAGCCCCGTCCTTCCATGGCGCGGGCGAGGCGATTCAGGAACGGCTTGTCGTCGTCGACGAGCAGCAGGGACATGTCCCTGCCGGCATTGTCGGTGAGCTCGCCTGTCGTCGGCGCCGTGTCCATCGCCATCATCTCCTCCGGGCGAACCTGCCCGGCTCACTATCCACTGTACCGATTGCGCGACGCGTTGAAACGCCGCAACGCCTCATTCTGTCGCATATGGGGCTAAAAGCTCCGGGTTTGAAGGTCCGGCCGGGCGATCGTCGCGCTCGAAGACCGCGCGCAGCCAGGTGATCCGGACGCTGGCGCCCGTTGCCGGCAGCGGCAGATTGGAGAATTCGAGCGTTGCGCCGCTGCGCTCCAGCAGCGTCTTGGCGATGAACAGGCCGAGCCCGAGGCCGCCGCCGGCGCGCGATTCCTTGGCGTGCGAGCGCGAGAGATAAGGGTCACCCGCCCGCATCAGCACCTCGGGCGTGAAGCCGGGCCCGTCATCGGCGATCGTCAGCAGGACGGCCCCTTCCGTCCACTGCGCCGTGATCGTCACCTTCGAGCTGGCGAAATCGACGGCATTGTCGACGATGTTGCCGAGCCCGTAGATCATGCCGGGATTGCGCCGGCAGACCGGCTGCGGCTTCTCGCCGACGAGCGCGATCTCGAAGGGCACGCCGAAGGGCCGCTGCGGCCCGGCCGCTTCCTCGATCAGCAGGCTGAGCGAGAGCTGGTCGAGCGGGCCGGCATCGTCGTCCTGCAGAGAGGCGAGCTTGCCCAGAATGCCGCGGCAGCGCTCGACCTGCTCGCGCAGCAAGGTAATGTCCTCCGCCATCTCGCCCTCGGGCGGGGCAAGCCGCGAGAGCTCGCGGGCGACCAGCGCGATGGTGGCGAGCGGGGTGCCGAGCTCGTGTGCGGCCGCGGCCGCAAGCCCATCGAGCTGCGAAAGGTGCTGCTCGCGCGCCAGCACCAGCTCGGTTGCCGCCAGCGCTTCCGAGAGGTCGCGCGCCTCCTTGGCGACGCGCCAGGCATAGATGCCGGTGAAACCAAGCCCGAGCAGCAGCGCGATCCAATTGCCGACCTGGTATTGCGGCGGCAGGACCGGCCGCCCCGTCCCGGCCCAGGGCAGGGGCCAGTGCAGAATAGTGAGCAGTGTCGCCAATCCGGCGGCGAGGAGGCCGAGCGCCAGCGTGTGCCGTGGCGGCAGCGCCGTCGCCGAGATCATCACCGGCGCCAGGAACAGGATCGCGAACGGATTTTGCAGGCCGCCCGTGAGATAGAGCAGCGCTGCGAGCTGGAGAATGTCGAAGCCGAGCAGCGCCGTCGCTGCGCCCTCGCGTAGCCTGTGGCTGAGCGGAAAGCGGATGCGCAGCGCGATGTTGAGCCAGGCCGAGACGGCGATGACCAGGAAGCACCAGCCGAAGGGCAGGGAGAAGCCGAGGCCGAAATGGACGCCGGCGACGGCGACGCTCTGGCCGGCGATCGCCAGCCAGCGCAAGCGCACCAGCGTATCGAGCCGCAGATGCCGCGGCATGCCTCCGGGAGCGGATGGGATGAGGTCGGCGATCGTCACGGCGCGCAATCTTCGCAAAGCGCCTGGCGAATGGGGAGTAAGAAGCTGTGGCTAATCGGCATCACAAGGAAATCTTAGCCCTTTGAACGATTGAATGAGAACAAATTATACTTAGGCTGCGTTCTCTGTTGCGGTGCACCGTGAATGCGGCGCTGCGAAAGAGCGAAAGGGCCACCATGTCGTTCGCCTACCACGCCTATGAAGCGGTTCACATGATGGTCAGCCCGGCGCGGGCTTTGTCCGACGCCATGCAACTCGCCTTCAAGAACCCGGCGAACCCGCTGACCTATACCCCGTTTGGCCGCTCGATCGCCGCCTCCTGCGAACTGTTCGAGCGCAGCACGCGCCGCTATGGCAAGCCGGCCTTCGGACTCGACACCACCACGATGAACGGCATCAAGGTGGCGGTCGAGGAGCTGGTCGTCTGGCAGCGCCCCTTCTGCAACCTGATCTATTTCGACCGCAAGATCGAAGGCCGCCGCAAGCCGCAGCCCAAGGTGCTGCTGGTCGCGCCGATGTCTGGCCACTACGCGACGCTGTTGCGTGGCACGGTCGAGACCTTGCTGCCTGATCATGAGGTCTACATCACCGACTGGATTGATGCCCGCCTCGTGCCGCTCGCGGCCGGCAGCTTCGATCTCGACGATTATATCGATTACGTCATTGCCATGCTGCAGAAGCTCGGCCCCGACACCCATGTCATGGCCGTCTGCCAGCCTTCCGTGCCGGTGCTCGCCGCGATCGCGCGCATGGAGGCCGAGGGCGATCCGTCT
This sequence is a window from Bosea vestrisii. Protein-coding genes within it:
- a CDS encoding MmcB family DNA repair protein, with protein sequence MTGMVVADSVLNPPPARPEITRAVCRGASRHLRERGYAIVKEMTFANGRRGDIVALSPSGELLVVEVKSGIEDYRVDGKWPDYRDYCDGFLFAVAPEFPLEILPEDVGLIVADAWGGEMLREPPRHQLAPARRKMLTIAFARLAAGRLALLEDPGT
- a CDS encoding group III truncated hemoglobin, with product MSGIPLPERITEELIAELVETFYGRVRQDPLIGPIFLAKLGDDWGAHLAKLRDFWSSVTLMSGRYRGKPQQVHMPLPLEMQHFERWLSLFETTVAELCTGPAAFLFVDRAHRIADSLQISLNIGPKALNLPQRAVG
- a CDS encoding ActR/PrrA/RegA family redox response regulator transcription factor translates to MAMDTAPTTGELTDNAGRDMSLLLVDDDKPFLNRLARAMEGRGYSVRIAESVEAGLAAVEEEAPAFAVIDLRLGDGNGLDVIARLKEKRPDARGVVLTGYGNIATAVSAVKLGAFDFLAKPADADEIHSALAAGPNARPVPPENPMSADRVRWEHIQRVYELCSRNVSETARRLGMHRRTLQRILAKRAPR
- a CDS encoding ActS/PrrB/RegB family redox-sensitive histidine kinase, encoding MPRHLRLDTLVRLRWLAIAGQSVAVAGVHFGLGFSLPFGWCFLVIAVSAWLNIALRIRFPLSHRLREGAATALLGFDILQLAALLYLTGGLQNPFAILFLAPVMISATALPPRHTLALGLLAAGLATLLTILHWPLPWAGTGRPVLPPQYQVGNWIALLLGLGFTGIYAWRVAKEARDLSEALAATELVLAREQHLSQLDGLAAAAAHELGTPLATIALVARELSRLAPPEGEMAEDITLLREQVERCRGILGKLASLQDDDAGPLDQLSLSLLIEEAAGPQRPFGVPFEIALVGEKPQPVCRRNPGMIYGLGNIVDNAVDFASSKVTITAQWTEGAVLLTIADDGPGFTPEVLMRAGDPYLSRSHAKESRAGGGLGLGLFIAKTLLERSGATLEFSNLPLPATGASVRITWLRAVFERDDRPAGPSNPELLAPYATE